In Saccharothrix syringae, the following are encoded in one genomic region:
- the accA gene encoding acetyl-CoA carboxylase carboxyl transferase subunit alpha — translation MTRALEGDTGTDWVLCPGCRAVLYGKRLARGGGVCPECDHHHRLTAAERVDLLFDPGSAEVVDLPARSVDVLGFVDRKPYPERLAAARRATGLTEAVLVVTGRIGGEPVVAAVMDFRFLGGSLGAAVGELVTGAAEVALERRWPLLLVPASGGARMQEGAVSLMQMAKTSQALGRLDRAGVLTVSLVTDPTYGGVAASFATLCDVIVAEPGARLGFAGRRVIEQTIRQELPPAFQTAEFLLAHGLVDAIRPRGELRAALGALLAAARGGVERGGVEGEGEGEGGRAVGSRQPADAEQAGGVARSAGAARPAEAPPHPGTGPDPVIRDPDRLPPVDRWETVRQARDIDRPTALDYLALAFDGFEELRGDRIGGDCAALVGGIARLGGRPVVVLGHQKGHTPAELARRNYGMASPRGYRKAARLMRLAEKLSLPVVTLVDTPGAHPGVEAEENGQAVAIAESIRLMTGLRVPVVAVVIGEGGSGGALALAAADEVLICERGTYSVISPEGCASILWSDPAMAPTAADALRVDARSLLRLGVVDGVVPEPAGGSQADHRAAADRLRSALAAALDRLSALDRDDLVERRWRRFRAFGSPEWFDREGTP, via the coding sequence ATGACCAGAGCCCTGGAGGGGGACACCGGCACCGACTGGGTGCTGTGCCCCGGCTGCCGGGCGGTGCTGTACGGGAAGCGGTTGGCGCGCGGCGGCGGGGTCTGCCCGGAGTGCGACCACCACCACCGGCTCACCGCGGCCGAGCGCGTCGACCTGCTGTTCGACCCCGGCAGCGCGGAGGTCGTCGACCTGCCCGCGCGCAGCGTCGACGTGCTCGGCTTCGTCGACCGCAAGCCCTACCCGGAGCGGCTGGCCGCCGCGCGCCGGGCCACCGGCCTGACCGAGGCCGTGCTGGTGGTGACCGGCCGGATCGGCGGTGAACCGGTGGTCGCGGCCGTGATGGACTTCCGGTTCCTGGGCGGCAGCCTCGGCGCGGCGGTCGGCGAGCTGGTCACCGGGGCGGCGGAGGTCGCGCTGGAGCGGCGGTGGCCGCTGCTGCTCGTGCCGGCGTCCGGCGGGGCGCGGATGCAGGAGGGCGCCGTCTCGCTGATGCAGATGGCGAAGACCAGCCAGGCGCTGGGTCGGCTGGACCGGGCGGGGGTGCTGACCGTCTCGCTGGTCACCGACCCGACCTACGGCGGGGTGGCGGCCTCGTTCGCGACGCTGTGCGACGTGATCGTCGCCGAGCCGGGCGCGCGCCTGGGCTTCGCCGGGCGGCGGGTGATCGAGCAGACCATCCGGCAGGAGCTGCCGCCCGCGTTCCAGACGGCGGAGTTCCTGCTGGCGCACGGGCTGGTCGACGCGATCCGGCCGCGGGGTGAGCTGCGGGCCGCTCTGGGCGCGCTGCTCGCGGCCGCGCGGGGTGGGGTGGAGCGGGGTGGGGTGGAGGGGGAGGGGGAGGGGGAGGGCGGGCGGGCCGTCGGGAGCCGGCAACCGGCCGACGCAGAGCAGGCGGGCGGCGTCGCCCGGTCCGCCGGCGCCGCCCGGCCGGCCGAGGCACCCCCTCACCCCGGCACCGGTCCGGACCCCGTCATCCGCGACCCCGACCGGCTGCCCCCGGTGGACCGCTGGGAAACCGTGCGGCAGGCCAGGGACATCGACCGGCCCACCGCGCTCGACTACCTGGCGCTGGCCTTCGACGGTTTCGAGGAGCTGCGCGGCGACCGGATCGGCGGCGACTGCGCCGCCCTCGTCGGCGGCATCGCCCGGCTGGGCGGCCGCCCGGTCGTGGTCCTCGGCCACCAGAAGGGCCACACGCCCGCCGAGCTGGCCAGGCGCAACTACGGCATGGCCTCGCCGCGGGGGTACCGCAAGGCGGCCCGGCTGATGCGGCTGGCCGAGAAGCTGTCCCTGCCCGTGGTCACGCTGGTGGACACGCCCGGCGCCCACCCCGGCGTGGAGGCCGAGGAGAACGGGCAGGCCGTGGCCATCGCGGAGAGCATCCGCCTGATGACCGGGCTGCGCGTGCCGGTGGTGGCGGTCGTCATCGGCGAGGGCGGCAGTGGCGGGGCGCTGGCCCTGGCCGCGGCCGACGAGGTGCTGATCTGCGAGCGGGGCACGTACTCCGTGATCAGCCCGGAGGGGTGCGCCTCGATCCTGTGGAGCGACCCGGCGATGGCCCCGACCGCGGCCGACGCGCTCCGGGTCGACGCGCGCAGCCTGCTGCGGCTGGGCGTGGTGGACGGCGTGGTGCCGGAGCCGGCGGGCGGCAGCCAGGCCGACCACCGCGCCGCGGCCGACCGGCTGCGGTCCGCGCTCGCCGCGGCCCTGGACCGGCTGTCCGCCCTGGACCGGGACGACCTGGTGGAGCGGCGGTGGCGCAGGTTCCGGGCCTTCGGCTCGCCGGAATGGTTCGACAGGGAGGGAACCCCGTGA
- a CDS encoding TcmI family type II polyketide cyclase, with protein sequence MHSTLIVARMRPESGEDVARLFAEFDAGAMPHRMGTRRRQLFSYQGLYFHLQDFDDDQGGEAVEAAKGEPEFVRISNDLKEFIEAYDPGTWRSPKDAMATRFYHWSAQG encoded by the coding sequence ATGCACAGCACGCTGATCGTGGCCCGGATGCGCCCGGAGTCGGGCGAGGACGTGGCCAGGCTGTTCGCCGAGTTCGACGCGGGCGCCATGCCGCACCGGATGGGCACGCGCCGGCGCCAGCTCTTCTCCTACCAGGGCCTGTACTTCCACCTCCAGGACTTCGACGACGACCAGGGCGGCGAGGCGGTCGAGGCGGCCAAGGGCGAGCCCGAGTTCGTGCGGATCAGCAACGACCTCAAGGAGTTCATCGAGGCGTACGACCCGGGGACGTGGCGCTCGCCCAAGGACGCGATGGCCACGCGCTTCTACCACTGGTCGGCCCAGGGCTGA
- a CDS encoding beta-ketoacyl-[acyl-carrier-protein] synthase family protein, protein MTRRVVITGVGTVAPGGIGVKNFWSLLSEGRTATRRISFFDPAPFRSRVAAEIDFYPEMHGLGPQQVRRMDRASQLAVVAAAEAVADSGVEFAGLDPSRVGVTIGTAVGATTSLEREYRVVSDDGRLHLVDHRYTTPHLYGHLVPSSFAAEVAWQVGAEGPVTVVSTGCTSGLDAVGHACELVREGSADVVVAGATDAPISPITLACFDAIKATTPDNDDPAHASRPFDGTRSGFVLGEGAAVFVLEELESARRRGAQVYAEIAGFATRCNAFHMTGLRPDGAEMAEAITRALDEAWMNPEDIDYVNAHGSGTKQNDRHETAAFKRSLGEHAYRTPISSVKSMIGHSLGAIGSLEIAASVLAMKYDVVPPTANLRTPDPECDLDYVPVTAREWRTDAVLTVGSGFGGFQSAMVLRDPEGPAA, encoded by the coding sequence GTGACACGGCGGGTAGTGATCACCGGGGTGGGCACCGTCGCGCCCGGTGGGATCGGGGTGAAGAACTTCTGGAGCCTGCTGTCCGAGGGGCGAACCGCGACCAGGCGGATCAGCTTCTTCGACCCGGCGCCGTTCCGCTCCCGGGTGGCCGCGGAGATCGACTTCTACCCGGAGATGCACGGGCTGGGCCCGCAGCAGGTCCGGCGGATGGACCGGGCCTCCCAGCTCGCCGTCGTGGCCGCCGCCGAGGCGGTCGCGGACAGCGGGGTGGAGTTCGCCGGGCTCGACCCGTCCCGGGTCGGGGTGACCATCGGCACCGCGGTCGGCGCCACCACGAGCCTGGAGCGGGAGTACCGGGTGGTCAGCGACGACGGCAGGCTGCACCTGGTCGACCACCGGTACACGACCCCGCACCTGTACGGCCACCTGGTGCCCAGCTCGTTCGCGGCCGAGGTGGCGTGGCAGGTGGGCGCCGAGGGGCCGGTGACCGTGGTGTCCACCGGCTGCACCTCGGGCCTGGACGCGGTGGGGCACGCCTGCGAGCTGGTGCGGGAGGGCTCGGCGGACGTCGTGGTCGCGGGTGCCACCGACGCGCCGATCTCGCCGATCACCCTGGCCTGCTTCGACGCCATCAAGGCCACCACGCCCGACAACGACGACCCCGCGCACGCCTCGCGCCCGTTCGACGGGACCCGCAGCGGTTTCGTGCTGGGCGAGGGCGCGGCGGTGTTCGTGCTGGAGGAGCTGGAGTCCGCGCGCCGGCGCGGCGCCCAGGTCTACGCCGAGATCGCCGGGTTCGCGACCCGGTGCAACGCCTTCCACATGACCGGGCTGCGGCCCGACGGCGCGGAGATGGCCGAGGCCATCACCAGGGCGCTGGACGAGGCGTGGATGAACCCCGAGGACATCGACTACGTCAACGCGCACGGTTCGGGCACCAAGCAGAACGACCGGCACGAGACCGCGGCGTTCAAGCGCAGCCTGGGCGAGCACGCCTACCGCACGCCGATCAGCTCGGTGAAGTCCATGATCGGGCACTCGCTGGGCGCCATCGGCTCGCTGGAGATCGCCGCCTCGGTGCTGGCCATGAAGTACGACGTGGTGCCGCCGACGGCGAACCTGCGCACCCCGGACCCGGAGTGCGACCTGGACTACGTCCCGGTCACCGCCCGGGAGTGGCGCACGGACGCGGTGCTGACCGTGGGCAGCGGGTTCGGCGGGTTCCAGAGCGCGATGGTGCTGCGCGACCCGGAGGGCCCGGCGGCATGA
- a CDS encoding SDR family NAD(P)-dependent oxidoreductase — MADHAGKTAIVTGATSGIGLAVADLLGELGHRVFLCARDADNVAHTVKQLQDKGYDVDGASCDVRSPEAVRGFVTAAVERYGTVDILVNNAGRSGGGVTADLADELWFDVIATNLDSVFLMTRDVLSVGGMRDKGWGRIVNVASTAGKQGVVLGAPYSASKHGVVGFTKALGNELAKTGITVNAVCPGYVETPMAQRVRQGYAAAWGIGEDDVLDRFQAKIPLGRYSTPEEVAGMVGYLVGHRAASVTSQAINVCGGLGNF; from the coding sequence ATGGCGGACCACGCCGGCAAGACCGCGATCGTCACCGGCGCCACCAGCGGCATCGGGCTCGCGGTGGCCGACCTGCTCGGTGAGCTCGGCCACCGGGTGTTCCTGTGCGCGCGCGACGCGGACAACGTGGCGCACACGGTGAAGCAGTTGCAGGACAAGGGCTACGACGTCGACGGCGCGAGCTGCGACGTGCGCTCGCCCGAGGCGGTGCGAGGATTCGTCACCGCCGCGGTCGAGCGCTACGGCACCGTCGACATCCTGGTCAACAACGCCGGGCGCAGCGGTGGCGGCGTCACCGCCGACCTCGCCGACGAGCTGTGGTTCGACGTGATCGCCACCAACCTCGACAGCGTGTTCCTGATGACCCGGGACGTGCTGTCGGTGGGCGGCATGCGCGACAAGGGCTGGGGCCGCATCGTCAACGTCGCGTCCACCGCGGGCAAGCAGGGCGTCGTGCTCGGCGCGCCCTACTCCGCGTCCAAGCACGGCGTCGTGGGCTTCACCAAGGCGCTGGGCAACGAGCTGGCCAAGACCGGGATCACGGTCAACGCCGTGTGCCCCGGCTACGTGGAGACCCCGATGGCGCAGCGGGTCCGGCAGGGCTACGCCGCGGCCTGGGGCATCGGCGAGGACGACGTGCTCGACCGGTTCCAGGCCAAGATCCCGCTCGGCCGCTACTCCACGCCGGAGGAGGTGGCGGGCATGGTCGGCTACCTGGTCGGCCACCGCGCGGCCTCGGTCACGTCGCAGGCGATCAACGTGTGCGGCGGGCTCGGCAACTTCTGA
- a CDS encoding aromatic-ring hydroxylase C-terminal domain-containing protein, giving the protein MEEVARTPRALPAGADRGVVGRRLPPVEVGTGRGRGVLLDLADDAGLRRAAAGWADRVDVVTGAPAGGPLTGLAAVLVRPDGHVAWVAEAPGGDPGEALRRWFGAPHNSNAEV; this is encoded by the coding sequence GTGGAAGAGGTCGCCCGCACGCCGCGGGCACTGCCCGCCGGGGCCGACCGCGGTGTGGTCGGCCGCCGGCTGCCGCCGGTCGAGGTCGGGACCGGACGGGGCCGGGGCGTGCTGCTGGACCTGGCCGACGACGCGGGCCTGCGCCGGGCCGCGGCCGGCTGGGCCGACCGGGTCGACGTGGTCACCGGCGCGCCGGCCGGCGGCCCCCTGACCGGCCTCGCGGCGGTCCTGGTGCGCCCGGACGGGCACGTGGCCTGGGTCGCCGAGGCGCCCGGCGGCGACCCGGGCGAGGCCCTGCGCCGGTGGTTCGGCGCACCCCACAACTCGAACGCGGAGGTCTGA
- a CDS encoding aromatase/cyclase — protein MTTSLAREVEHDITVRASARAVYDLIADVADWPQVFPPTVHVEHLERGETGERIRIWATANGTAKTWTSRRELDPGRLRVEFRQEVSQAPVGAMGGCWLVEPLSADECRVRLLHDYRPVDDDPEKLAWIEAAVDRNSHAELAALKATAEGAHDGLLFGFADSVEVDGHARDVFDFINEADRWSERLPHVARVRLEEDTPGLQLLDMDTRTKDGKTHTTTSVRVCLAPTTIVYKQIRVPALMTLHTGRWQIDQRPGGGLVVTSRHTVRINEDNITSVLGPGADVPAAREFVQKALSANSLATLGHAKTYAERRA, from the coding sequence ATGACCACGAGCCTCGCCCGCGAGGTCGAGCACGACATCACCGTCCGCGCGTCCGCGCGCGCCGTGTACGACCTCATCGCCGACGTGGCCGACTGGCCGCAGGTCTTCCCGCCCACCGTGCACGTCGAGCACCTGGAGCGCGGCGAGACCGGCGAGCGCATCCGCATCTGGGCGACCGCCAACGGCACCGCCAAGACCTGGACCTCGCGCCGCGAGCTGGACCCCGGGCGGCTGCGGGTCGAGTTCCGCCAGGAGGTCTCGCAGGCGCCGGTCGGCGCCATGGGCGGCTGCTGGCTGGTCGAACCCCTGTCCGCCGACGAGTGCCGGGTGCGGCTGCTGCACGACTACCGCCCGGTGGACGACGACCCGGAGAAGCTGGCCTGGATCGAGGCGGCCGTGGACCGCAACAGCCACGCCGAGCTGGCCGCTTTGAAGGCCACCGCCGAGGGCGCGCACGACGGGCTGCTGTTCGGCTTCGCCGACAGCGTCGAGGTCGACGGCCACGCGCGGGACGTGTTCGACTTCATCAACGAGGCCGACCGGTGGTCCGAGCGGCTGCCGCACGTGGCGCGGGTCAGGCTGGAGGAGGACACGCCCGGCCTGCAACTGCTGGACATGGACACCAGGACCAAGGACGGCAAGACCCACACCACCACGTCGGTCCGCGTGTGCCTGGCACCCACCACGATCGTCTACAAGCAGATCAGGGTGCCCGCGCTGATGACCCTGCACACCGGCCGGTGGCAGATCGACCAGCGGCCCGGCGGCGGGCTCGTGGTCACCTCCCGGCACACCGTGCGCATCAACGAGGACAACATCACCTCGGTCCTCGGCCCGGGCGCGGACGTGCCGGCGGCGCGCGAGTTCGTGCAGAAGGCGTTGAGCGCCAACAGCCTGGCCACGCTCGGGCACGCCAAGACCTACGCGGAGCGCCGGGCGTGA
- a CDS encoding acyl carrier protein has translation MQDTKFTLDDLRRVLVEGAGADEGVDLAGDILDVEFDDLGYDSIALLETASRISRESGVPLDDTVASAKTPRELLALINGG, from the coding sequence ATGCAGGACACCAAGTTCACCCTCGACGACCTGCGGCGCGTGCTCGTCGAGGGCGCCGGCGCCGACGAGGGGGTCGACCTGGCCGGCGACATCCTCGACGTCGAGTTCGACGACCTCGGCTACGACTCGATCGCGCTGCTGGAGACCGCGTCGCGGATCAGCCGCGAGAGCGGCGTCCCGCTCGACGACACCGTCGCGTCGGCGAAGACCCCGCGCGAGCTGCTGGCGCTGATCAACGGCGGGTGA
- a CDS encoding FAD-dependent monooxygenase — MDTDVVVVGAGPTGLMLAGELRLGGARVVLVERLAEPTGQSRGLGFTARTVEVFDQRGLLPAFGEVETSAVGHFGGLLFDYTVLEGAHFGARSIPQSRTEAVLEEWALGLGADIRRGWEFTGLNDDGSGVDVTVSTPDGQRTLRAAYLVGCDGGQSPVRRAAGFDFPGSPATREMYLADVVGCDLRPRFLGERVAGGMVMSAPLGGGVDRVIICERGVPPTERAEPPTFAEVAAAWQRLTGEDISGGSASWVSSFTDAARQVAHYRRGRVLLAGDAAHIHLPAGGQGLSTGVQDAVNLGWKLAAEVRGTAAPGLLDSYHAERHPVGARLLMNTRAQGVLFLSGEEVEPLREVFAELIAYPDVSRHLAGMVSHLEVAYEVAEGDHPLLGRRLPKRSLTTSSGETTTTELLHTGRGVLLDLADDPKVREIAEDWSDRVTCVTAAVIGAEPDDVAAGTAAVLVRPDGYVAWTSPGGGDLAVALERWFGPLDRG, encoded by the coding sequence ATGGACACCGATGTCGTAGTCGTGGGCGCCGGGCCCACGGGCCTGATGCTCGCCGGCGAGCTGCGCCTGGGCGGCGCGCGCGTCGTGCTGGTGGAGCGGCTGGCCGAGCCGACCGGCCAGTCGCGGGGGCTGGGGTTCACCGCGCGCACCGTCGAGGTCTTCGACCAGCGGGGGCTGCTGCCCGCGTTCGGCGAGGTCGAGACCAGCGCCGTGGGCCACTTCGGCGGCCTGCTGTTCGACTACACCGTGCTGGAGGGCGCGCACTTCGGGGCGCGCAGCATCCCGCAGTCGCGCACCGAGGCGGTGCTGGAGGAGTGGGCCCTGGGACTGGGCGCGGACATCCGCCGCGGCTGGGAGTTCACGGGCCTGAACGACGACGGGTCCGGTGTGGACGTCACCGTGTCCACACCGGATGGTCAACGCACCCTGCGGGCGGCGTACCTGGTCGGCTGCGACGGCGGCCAGAGCCCGGTGCGCAGGGCCGCCGGGTTCGACTTCCCGGGTTCGCCGGCCACGCGCGAGATGTACCTGGCCGACGTGGTCGGCTGCGACCTGCGGCCGCGGTTCCTGGGCGAGCGCGTGGCGGGCGGCATGGTGATGTCGGCCCCGCTCGGCGGTGGCGTGGACCGCGTCATCATCTGCGAGCGCGGCGTCCCGCCCACCGAGCGCGCCGAACCGCCGACCTTCGCCGAGGTCGCCGCCGCCTGGCAGCGGCTCACCGGCGAGGACATCAGCGGCGGCTCCGCCTCGTGGGTCAGCTCCTTCACCGACGCCGCCCGCCAGGTCGCGCACTACCGGCGCGGCCGCGTGCTGCTGGCCGGGGACGCGGCCCACATCCACCTCCCGGCGGGCGGGCAGGGCCTGAGCACGGGCGTGCAGGACGCGGTGAACCTCGGCTGGAAGCTGGCCGCCGAGGTGCGCGGCACGGCCGCGCCGGGGCTGCTGGACAGCTACCACGCCGAGCGGCACCCGGTCGGGGCGCGGCTGCTGATGAACACCAGGGCCCAGGGCGTGCTGTTCCTCAGCGGCGAGGAGGTCGAGCCGCTGCGCGAGGTGTTCGCCGAGCTGATCGCCTACCCGGACGTCAGCCGCCACCTGGCGGGCATGGTCAGCCACCTGGAGGTCGCCTACGAGGTGGCCGAGGGCGACCACCCGCTGCTCGGTCGCCGCCTGCCGAAGCGCTCGCTGACCACCTCGTCCGGTGAGACGACGACCACCGAGCTGCTGCACACCGGCCGGGGCGTGCTGCTCGACCTGGCCGACGACCCCAAGGTGCGCGAGATCGCCGAGGACTGGTCGGACCGCGTCACGTGCGTGACGGCGGCGGTCATCGGGGCGGAGCCCGACGACGTGGCGGCGGGCACGGCCGCGGTGCTGGTGCGGCCGGACGGGTACGTGGCCTGGACCTCGCCGGGCGGCGGCGACCTGGCCGTGGCGCTGGAGCGGTGGTTCGGCCCGCTCGACCGGGGCTGA
- a CDS encoding acetyl-CoA carboxylase biotin carboxyl carrier protein translates to MTQGVITDNGHELFNGLTERLDGHRALLEETRRSVVRLLADVPTAPKRLRVQAGDVVVEVEWDDAGQPVTVVAAGAPAAPEPPAPEGEYLTSPTVGVFYRAPQPGAPPFVAEGDRVRPGQQVGIVEAMKLMIPVEADRAGLVARALAADGETVEYGTRLFELAPPDRTAG, encoded by the coding sequence GTGACGCAGGGTGTGATCACCGACAACGGCCACGAGCTGTTCAACGGCCTGACCGAGCGCCTCGACGGGCACCGGGCGCTGCTGGAGGAGACCCGGCGCTCGGTGGTGCGGCTGCTGGCCGACGTGCCGACCGCGCCGAAGCGGCTGCGCGTGCAGGCGGGCGACGTGGTCGTCGAGGTGGAGTGGGACGACGCGGGGCAGCCGGTCACCGTCGTCGCGGCCGGGGCGCCCGCCGCGCCCGAGCCGCCCGCCCCGGAGGGCGAGTACCTGACCTCGCCGACGGTCGGCGTGTTCTACCGGGCGCCGCAGCCCGGTGCGCCGCCGTTCGTCGCCGAGGGCGACCGGGTGCGGCCGGGCCAGCAGGTCGGCATCGTCGAGGCGATGAAGCTGATGATCCCGGTCGAGGCGGACCGGGCCGGCCTGGTCGCGCGGGCCCTGGCCGCCGACGGCGAGACCGTCGAGTACGGCACCCGGCTGTTCGAGCTGGCACCCCCCGACCGGACGGCGGGGTAG
- a CDS encoding acetyl-CoA carboxylase biotin carboxylase subunit — MFDKVLIANRGEIALRVARTCREMGIRTVAVHSTDDRDSAVVSYADESVQIGPAPARKSYLDIAAVVEAALRTGAEAVHPGYGFLSEDPDFAEVCRDNGLVFIGPPPEVIAQLGDKTAARGVMARAGLPLLPGSLDPLGSASEARSLADDIGYPVIIKAAAGGGGRGMRVVHDAAEFGRAHRETVAVAQALFGDPRVYVERYLATARHVEIQVLCDRHGNAVHLGERDCSTQRRHQKLVEETPAPGLPRELVERMGEVSVAGARAVGYVGAGTFEFLVGPDGRFYFMEVNTRIQVEHPVTELVTGLDLVRAQIEVAAGAELGLRQQDVVPRGVAIECRVNVEDPERDFAPAPGRLVEFSPPGGPFVRVDTHGYPGYRVPASYDSMLAKVLVWAPDRPTALARMDRALAEFRIAGPGVRTTTAFLRRVLAHESFRAGTHSTAIVGQVLDEQHGPHRAAG, encoded by the coding sequence GTGTTCGACAAGGTCCTCATCGCCAACCGGGGCGAGATCGCCCTCCGGGTGGCCCGCACGTGCCGCGAGATGGGCATCCGCACGGTCGCGGTGCACTCCACGGACGACCGCGACTCCGCGGTGGTGTCCTACGCCGACGAGTCCGTCCAGATCGGACCGGCGCCGGCCAGGAAGAGCTACCTCGACATCGCCGCGGTGGTCGAGGCCGCCCTGCGCACCGGCGCCGAGGCGGTCCACCCGGGCTACGGGTTCCTGTCCGAGGACCCGGACTTCGCCGAGGTGTGCCGGGACAACGGCCTGGTGTTCATCGGCCCCCCGCCGGAGGTCATCGCCCAGCTGGGGGACAAGACGGCCGCGCGCGGGGTCATGGCGCGGGCCGGGCTGCCGCTGCTGCCGGGCAGCCTGGACCCGCTGGGCTCGGCATCCGAGGCGCGGTCCCTGGCCGACGACATCGGCTACCCGGTGATCATCAAGGCGGCCGCGGGCGGCGGCGGCCGGGGCATGCGGGTGGTGCACGACGCGGCGGAGTTCGGGCGCGCCCACCGGGAGACCGTCGCGGTGGCGCAGGCGTTGTTCGGCGACCCGCGGGTGTACGTGGAGCGGTACCTGGCCACCGCCAGGCACGTCGAGATCCAGGTCCTGTGCGACCGGCACGGCAACGCGGTGCACCTGGGCGAGCGCGACTGCTCGACCCAGCGCAGGCACCAGAAGCTGGTCGAGGAGACGCCCGCGCCGGGCCTGCCGCGCGAGCTGGTCGAGCGCATGGGCGAGGTGTCGGTGGCCGGCGCGCGGGCCGTCGGCTACGTCGGCGCCGGCACGTTCGAGTTCCTGGTCGGGCCGGACGGGCGGTTCTACTTCATGGAGGTCAACACCCGCATCCAGGTCGAGCACCCGGTCACCGAGCTGGTCACCGGCCTGGACCTGGTGCGCGCGCAGATCGAGGTCGCGGCGGGCGCCGAACTGGGCCTGCGGCAGCAGGACGTGGTGCCGCGCGGCGTGGCGATCGAGTGCCGGGTCAACGTGGAGGACCCCGAGCGGGACTTCGCGCCCGCGCCGGGGCGGCTGGTGGAGTTCAGCCCGCCGGGCGGCCCGTTCGTGCGGGTCGACACGCACGGCTACCCGGGCTACCGGGTGCCCGCGAGCTACGACTCGATGCTGGCCAAGGTGCTGGTGTGGGCGCCGGACCGGCCCACCGCGCTGGCCCGGATGGACCGGGCCCTGGCCGAGTTCCGGATCGCCGGGCCGGGCGTGCGCACGACAACGGCCTTCCTGCGGCGCGTGCTGGCCCACGAGTCCTTCCGGGCCGGCACGCACAGCACCGCGATCGTCGGGCAGGTGCTCGACGAGCAGCACGGACCGCACCGCGCGGCGGGGTGA
- a CDS encoding ketosynthase chain-length factor, which yields MSAVVTGIGVTAPNGLGTEDYWSATCAGVSGIGPVSRFDATGYPVTLAGEVPGFAPRDHLPGRLLPQTDHMTRLALVAADWALADAGVEPGDLPAFDTGVVTASSAGGFEFGQQELRNLWSKGSAHVSAYQSFAWFYAVNTGQISIRHGLKGPSGVVVTDGAGGLDSLAQARRQLRRGSRLVVAGGVDGSICPWGWVAQMAGGRLSTADDPDAAYLPFDPRAAGHVPGEGGAILVVEDREAARARGAEVYGEVAGYAATFDPRPGTDRGPALRRAIEQALRDAGAAPGDVDVVFADAAAVADLDRVEAEALTAVFGPGGVPVTAPKTMTGRLCAGGGALDVASALLAIRDGVVPPTVNVDPDPRHRLDLVLGGAREVPVRTALVVARGQDGFNSALVVRDGR from the coding sequence ATGAGCGCGGTGGTGACGGGCATCGGCGTGACCGCGCCGAACGGCCTGGGCACGGAGGACTACTGGTCGGCCACCTGCGCCGGGGTCAGCGGCATCGGGCCGGTCAGCCGGTTCGACGCCACCGGCTACCCGGTCACGCTGGCGGGCGAGGTCCCGGGGTTCGCGCCCCGGGACCACCTGCCCGGCAGGCTGCTGCCGCAGACCGACCACATGACGAGGCTGGCGCTGGTCGCGGCCGACTGGGCGCTGGCCGACGCCGGGGTGGAGCCGGGCGACCTGCCCGCGTTCGACACCGGCGTGGTCACCGCGTCCTCGGCGGGCGGCTTCGAGTTCGGCCAGCAGGAGCTGCGGAACCTGTGGAGCAAGGGCAGCGCGCACGTCAGCGCGTACCAGTCCTTCGCCTGGTTCTACGCGGTCAACACCGGCCAGATCTCCATCCGGCACGGCCTGAAGGGGCCGAGCGGGGTGGTCGTCACCGACGGCGCGGGCGGGCTGGACTCGCTCGCGCAGGCCCGCAGGCAGCTCCGCAGGGGCAGCAGGCTCGTCGTCGCCGGCGGCGTGGACGGGTCGATCTGCCCGTGGGGCTGGGTCGCGCAGATGGCCGGCGGCAGGCTCAGCACGGCAGACGACCCGGACGCGGCGTACCTGCCGTTCGACCCGCGGGCCGCCGGGCACGTGCCCGGCGAGGGCGGCGCGATCCTGGTCGTCGAGGACCGGGAGGCGGCCCGCGCCCGCGGCGCCGAGGTGTACGGCGAGGTCGCCGGGTACGCCGCCACGTTCGACCCGCGGCCGGGCACCGACCGGGGACCGGCGCTGCGCCGGGCGATCGAGCAGGCGCTGCGCGACGCGGGCGCGGCACCGGGCGACGTCGACGTGGTCTTCGCCGACGCCGCCGCGGTCGCCGACCTCGACCGCGTCGAGGCCGAGGCCCTGACCGCGGTGTTCGGGCCGGGCGGCGTGCCGGTGACCGCGCCGAAGACCATGACCGGCCGGCTGTGCGCGGGCGGTGGCGCGCTCGACGTGGCCTCCGCCCTGCTGGCCATCCGCGACGGCGTCGTCCCGCCGACGGTCAACGTCGACCCCGACCCGCGCCACCGGCTCGACCTCGTGCTGGGCGGTGCCCGCGAGGTGCCGGTGCGCACGGCGCTGGTGGTCGCCCGCGGCCAGGACGGCTTCAACTCGGCGCTCGTGGTCCGGGACGGGCGCTGA